One Cohnella candidum genomic region harbors:
- a CDS encoding sensor histidine kinase: MPPSADRQPAVLMGGIYLNPLKLKRNSIQFKLFSGVLIVLVPLIALLFFNNYYAIHVVRDQISVSNKNTISLYMRQIDENLDDVSKYIYKLALSDPDLIELNQKGLTDSYMLSKVRLSNELSQDILLLKAVDSMFVYSIPNQDILKTYRNSPSDALFVYSQLMTRLQPEMQSNEDITKQWYAETIGKEHYLVTYSKTDNVIIGAWVNVKNLLTPISYVNKGENVTPLFATDRGEPLVNEDFVREHQIDLNRQTDSYYMSGSKEQFLVVGQKSSISNISLIALVPDSDILKGLPYLTRVIILCFLAVALLVPFSLMMLRKTVLLPLRRILMAMKLVKEGNLKAAITPYRTSDEFEIVNDSFNGMIQEIETLKISYYEEQLQKQQAELKYYQLQIKPHFFLNAINIIYNLAQVKKYELIQELSISLSRYFRYMLQTNQYSVPLDKEIKHIRNYLVIQEHRFPNRFQYEINVENQALPIPVPPLAVQTFVENAVKHAMSMDRVMKLTIDAELRKDEESTRLWIRVQDTGTGFSEEALAKLRAGERIVDEDGEHIGVSNIRERLHHLNPGSELTFTNRPEGGASVEMLIPV; this comes from the coding sequence TTGCCGCCCTCGGCAGACCGGCAGCCTGCAGTCCTCATGGGAGGGATCTATCTGAATCCGCTCAAGCTCAAAAGGAATTCCATCCAGTTCAAATTATTCTCAGGCGTGCTCATCGTCCTGGTCCCCTTGATTGCTCTCCTCTTTTTCAACAATTACTACGCCATTCACGTCGTCCGCGACCAAATATCCGTTTCCAACAAAAACACCATCTCGCTGTACATGCGCCAGATCGACGAGAATCTCGACGACGTCTCCAAATACATCTACAAACTGGCGTTAAGCGACCCCGACCTGATCGAGTTGAACCAGAAGGGATTGACGGACAGCTACATGCTCTCCAAGGTGCGGCTGTCCAACGAATTGTCCCAGGACATCCTTCTGCTCAAGGCGGTCGACTCCATGTTCGTCTATTCGATTCCGAACCAAGACATTTTGAAAACGTACCGGAACTCCCCGTCCGACGCTTTATTCGTTTATTCGCAATTAATGACGAGGCTGCAGCCTGAAATGCAATCGAACGAGGACATCACGAAGCAGTGGTACGCCGAAACGATCGGCAAAGAGCATTACCTCGTCACCTACTCCAAAACGGACAACGTCATCATCGGCGCGTGGGTGAACGTGAAAAACCTGCTGACGCCGATCAGTTACGTGAATAAGGGAGAAAACGTCACCCCTCTGTTCGCGACGGACCGGGGAGAGCCGCTCGTTAACGAGGATTTCGTCCGCGAGCATCAGATCGACCTCAACCGGCAAACGGACTCCTACTACATGTCGGGATCGAAAGAGCAATTCCTTGTCGTCGGCCAAAAATCGAGCATCAGCAACATCAGTCTCATCGCGCTCGTCCCGGACAGCGACATTTTGAAAGGGCTTCCTTATTTGACGAGGGTCATCATTCTCTGTTTTCTGGCGGTCGCGCTGCTCGTTCCGTTCTCCCTCATGATGCTCCGTAAGACGGTGCTGCTCCCGCTCAGGCGCATTCTAATGGCGATGAAGCTGGTCAAGGAAGGCAACCTGAAAGCCGCCATCACCCCTTACCGGACGTCCGACGAATTCGAAATCGTGAACGACTCGTTCAACGGCATGATCCAGGAGATCGAAACGCTGAAAATCAGCTACTACGAAGAACAGCTCCAGAAACAGCAGGCGGAGCTCAAATACTACCAACTGCAAATCAAACCGCACTTTTTCCTGAACGCGATCAACATCATTTACAACCTGGCGCAAGTGAAGAAATATGAGCTCATCCAGGAGCTGTCCATCAGCCTGTCCCGATATTTCCGCTACATGCTGCAGACGAACCAGTATTCCGTTCCACTCGACAAGGAGATCAAGCACATCCGGAATTACCTCGTGATCCAGGAGCATCGTTTTCCGAACCGGTTCCAATACGAAATCAACGTGGAAAACCAAGCGCTTCCGATCCCCGTGCCGCCTCTGGCCGTGCAGACGTTCGTGGAAAACGCGGTGAAACACGCCATGTCCATGGACAGGGTGATGAAGCTGACGATCGATGCCGAGCTCAGAAAAGACGAGGAGAGTACCCGGCTATGGATTCGCGTGCAGGACACCGGCACCGGATTTTCGGAAGAGGCGCTGGCCAAGCTGCGGGCAGGAGAGCGCATCGTGGATGAAGACGGGGAACACATCGGGGTCTCGAATATCCGCGAACGCCTACACCATTTGAACCCGGGCAGCGAACTGACGTTCACCAACAGGCCCGAGGGCGGCGCTTCGGTCGAAATGCTCATTCCCGTTTAA
- a CDS encoding alpha/beta hydrolase, whose amino-acid sequence MTTLPAPVALGGNIPLPLLPEPGEQSLVRRIGRMMMYVFLSGVLALVLIYAGFHAYMAWKLTHPNVSPLTSNPMLAKNLAYSDVTFPSSDGKSTVDGWWIPVEGSRQSIVLSHGYGANREESWVPMYDLADMLHKLGYNVLMFDYGFANGKHRLSATGGVRESKQLLGAIQYARQQGSEELIVWGFSMGAGTALQAALQHAPVDGMILDSTFLPNEDTLYYNLEQTQLKLPRYPTLSLIKWFLPIMGGTSLDQVPAKLAQDTPFDFPIFLIHGTNDRKAPVYLAENVAKVQTNPYSQLWVVKGAIHEMIFRTHKKEYVDRLTVFLKEVHTATVTKKFGTHAVSV is encoded by the coding sequence ATGACAACGCTGCCCGCACCAGTCGCCCTTGGAGGAAACATCCCCCTCCCGCTCCTTCCGGAACCCGGAGAGCAATCCCTCGTCCGCCGCATCGGCCGTATGATGATGTATGTTTTCCTATCGGGCGTACTTGCCCTCGTTCTGATATATGCAGGCTTTCATGCCTATATGGCTTGGAAATTGACCCATCCTAACGTGTCGCCGCTGACGTCGAATCCGATGTTGGCGAAAAATCTGGCGTATTCCGACGTGACATTCCCCAGCTCGGACGGCAAAAGCACCGTAGACGGCTGGTGGATTCCGGTAGAAGGCAGCCGGCAAAGCATCGTCCTCAGCCACGGGTATGGAGCGAACCGCGAGGAAAGCTGGGTTCCGATGTACGACTTGGCGGACATGCTTCACAAACTCGGTTATAACGTCCTCATGTTCGATTACGGGTTCGCGAACGGCAAGCACCGCCTCTCCGCGACGGGCGGCGTGCGCGAGTCCAAGCAGCTGCTCGGCGCCATCCAATACGCGCGTCAGCAAGGCTCCGAAGAGCTGATCGTCTGGGGCTTCTCCATGGGAGCCGGAACGGCGCTTCAAGCGGCCCTGCAGCATGCTCCCGTCGACGGGATGATTCTGGACAGCACGTTCCTGCCGAACGAAGATACACTATACTATAACCTCGAACAGACCCAGTTGAAACTTCCGAGATATCCGACTTTGTCGCTGATCAAATGGTTCCTGCCGATCATGGGCGGAACGTCGCTGGACCAAGTTCCCGCAAAGCTGGCGCAGGATACGCCGTTCGACTTCCCGATCTTCCTGATCCACGGAACAAACGACCGCAAAGCTCCCGTTTATTTGGCCGAAAACGTCGCGAAGGTCCAGACCAATCCCTACTCGCAGCTGTGGGTCGTCAAAGGCGCCATTCACGAAATGATTTTCCGCACGCACAAAAAGGAATACGTAGACCGGCTCACCGTGTTCCTTAAGGAAGTGCACACCGCGACGGTTACGAAAAAGTTCGGCACCCATGCCGTCAGCGTTTGA
- a CDS encoding ABC transporter substrate-binding protein, protein MNRFRKVVSGLSFVLALMLVLSACGGGSKSESSGSGSASASADNGKTAELVMPFFVLNGVPKDIQLVNDEINKITKEKINATVKLLPISYGTYAQQTNLMLTGDEQVDLMVVGTWFNYTTQVAKNQLQPIDDLLQKYGQDVVKTLGDKYVSAGKVKGKTYGVATMRDLADEYGLVVPQEILDKNGVKAEDIKTFDDVEKLLAAIKKNDPNSTPLVPFGPGDSLLDNYMTYDNLGDKLGVLKGDATDLKVVNWFEQPEYAALLNKVRSWYQAGYIMKDAATNKDSGLELVKAGRGDVLLTRIKPGYAEQESRLIGKKVVTIPLLQPQARTSSVANMMWGIPRNSKYPEKAMQLLNLMFTDTNVANLLAWGIEGKHYVVNSDGTAGYPQGVDQNNSGYNLNQGWMFGNQFLTHVWQGDSTDLWKQLQAFNDSAVQSKALGFTFDQTPVKTEVAAVQNVLNQYKMALEWGTVDPAKVLPEFNKKLKDAGLEKIITEKQKQLDEWAASK, encoded by the coding sequence ATGAACAGATTTCGCAAGGTTGTAAGCGGTTTATCGTTCGTGTTGGCGCTGATGCTGGTACTGTCGGCATGCGGCGGCGGATCCAAGTCGGAATCCTCCGGTTCCGGTTCGGCATCGGCTTCCGCGGATAACGGCAAGACAGCCGAGCTCGTGATGCCTTTCTTCGTCTTGAACGGCGTACCGAAAGACATCCAACTGGTCAACGACGAAATCAACAAAATCACGAAAGAGAAAATCAACGCGACCGTGAAGCTGCTGCCGATCAGCTACGGAACCTACGCGCAGCAGACGAACCTGATGCTGACGGGCGACGAGCAAGTCGACTTGATGGTCGTCGGTACCTGGTTCAACTACACCACCCAGGTGGCGAAAAATCAGCTGCAGCCGATCGACGATTTGCTCCAGAAATACGGCCAAGACGTCGTGAAGACGCTCGGCGATAAATACGTTTCCGCCGGCAAGGTCAAAGGCAAAACCTACGGCGTCGCCACGATGCGCGACCTCGCCGACGAGTACGGACTTGTCGTTCCGCAGGAAATCCTCGACAAGAACGGCGTCAAGGCGGAAGACATCAAGACGTTCGACGACGTGGAGAAGTTGCTCGCCGCGATCAAAAAGAACGACCCGAACTCGACTCCTCTGGTGCCGTTCGGCCCCGGCGATTCCCTGCTCGACAACTACATGACTTACGACAACCTGGGCGATAAGCTCGGCGTACTGAAAGGCGACGCGACGGATCTCAAAGTCGTCAACTGGTTCGAGCAGCCGGAATATGCCGCCCTGCTGAACAAAGTAAGAAGCTGGTATCAAGCCGGTTACATCATGAAGGATGCGGCAACGAACAAAGACAGCGGACTTGAGCTCGTGAAAGCAGGCCGCGGCGACGTCCTGCTGACCCGGATCAAGCCGGGCTACGCGGAACAAGAATCCCGTCTGATCGGCAAGAAGGTCGTCACGATCCCGCTGCTCCAGCCGCAAGCACGGACGAGCTCCGTCGCGAACATGATGTGGGGCATCCCGCGCAACTCCAAATACCCGGAGAAAGCGATGCAGCTGCTCAACCTGATGTTCACGGACACCAATGTAGCCAACCTGCTCGCTTGGGGCATCGAAGGCAAGCATTACGTCGTGAACTCGGACGGAACGGCCGGATACCCGCAAGGCGTCGACCAGAACAACAGCGGGTACAACCTGAACCAAGGCTGGATGTTCGGCAACCAGTTCCTGACTCACGTATGGCAAGGGGATTCTACCGACCTGTGGAAGCAATTGCAGGCGTTTAACGACTCTGCCGTCCAATCGAAAGCGCTCGGCTTCACGTTCGACCAAACCCCGGTAAAAACGGAAGTCGCGGCGGTGCAGAACGTGCTCAACCAATACAAGATGGCGCTCGAGTGGGGCACCGTAGACCCGGCCAAAGTGCTGCCGGAATTCAACAAGAAGCTTAAAGACGCTGGCCTCGAAAAAATCATCACGGAAAAACAAAAACAGCTGGACGAGTGGGCAGCCTCCAAGTAA
- a CDS encoding IclR family transcriptional regulator: MEEEKRTVRAVERALDVLLCFTGKPEWGLSEIAGQIGLHKSTVHRLLATLEDRGFVIRDDATEKYRLGLRVLELSSNLAREGDPSVVLLPDMERLRDEIDETVSLYVRDRNERVRIQAVQSGQAIRRVATVGARLPLSVGASSKVLLAFDEPSVRDSAMAEPTWPAGLDRTAYARQLDEIHSLGYATSFEEREPGAAAVSAPIFNRAGKLVAALAVSGPSNRLTPDVMHEHAPAIMEAAKRMGRLLG, encoded by the coding sequence ATGGAAGAAGAAAAACGAACCGTCCGCGCCGTGGAGAGAGCGTTGGACGTCTTATTGTGTTTTACGGGAAAACCGGAGTGGGGATTGTCGGAAATCGCCGGACAGATCGGGCTTCACAAGAGTACGGTTCACCGGCTGCTCGCGACGCTTGAGGACCGGGGCTTCGTCATTCGGGACGACGCGACGGAAAAATACAGGCTCGGCCTGCGCGTACTTGAATTGTCATCCAACTTGGCCCGCGAAGGCGATCCGTCGGTGGTGCTGCTGCCGGATATGGAGCGGTTGCGCGACGAAATCGACGAGACGGTCAGCCTCTATGTGAGAGACCGGAACGAGAGGGTTCGGATCCAAGCCGTGCAGAGCGGCCAGGCGATCCGCCGGGTTGCCACCGTGGGGGCGAGGCTGCCTTTGTCCGTGGGCGCGTCCAGCAAAGTGCTGCTGGCGTTCGACGAGCCATCCGTTCGTGATTCCGCCATGGCGGAGCCCACATGGCCCGCGGGACTGGACCGGACGGCTTACGCCCGGCAATTGGACGAGATCCACAGTCTGGGCTACGCGACAAGCTTCGAGGAACGCGAGCCGGGAGCGGCTGCCGTATCGGCTCCGATCTTCAATCGCGCAGGCAAGTTGGTCGCCGCGCTCGCGGTGTCGGGGCCATCCAACCGGCTGACGCCGGACGTCATGCACGAGCATGCGCCGGCCATCATGGAGGCGGCCAAGCGGATGGGACGGCTGTTAGGGTAA
- a CDS encoding ABC transporter permease produces the protein MGLTVWQRVLRNVSRNKAMYLMVLPGILYLLINNYLPMLGLVIAFKDVDFAIGILHSDWIGFKNFEYLFKTSDAWIITRNTIGYNAVFIVVNFVFSITIAIFLNEITSKFFSRFYQSVLLLPYLISMIIVSYLVFALLSSDTGMMNHTILPMLGIHEISWYNESVYWPFILVFVNLWKNAGFLCVVFLAAIISIDKEYYEAATLDGASKWRQIRTITIPLISPVIVMMLLLQIGRIFYADFGLFFQVPMESGPIMNATNVIDTYVYRGLMQIGDIGMSAAAGCYQSIVGFLLVLLSNYVVRKINKDHALF, from the coding sequence ATGGGTTTGACCGTATGGCAACGAGTGCTGAGGAACGTCTCCCGGAACAAAGCCATGTACTTGATGGTTCTCCCAGGAATCCTCTACTTGCTGATCAACAACTATTTGCCGATGCTTGGCCTCGTCATCGCATTCAAAGACGTCGATTTCGCCATAGGCATCCTGCACAGCGACTGGATCGGTTTTAAAAATTTTGAATATTTGTTCAAAACGTCGGACGCGTGGATCATCACGCGCAATACGATCGGCTACAACGCCGTGTTCATCGTCGTGAACTTCGTGTTCTCCATCACCATCGCGATTTTCCTGAATGAGATCACTTCGAAGTTTTTCTCGCGTTTCTACCAGAGCGTGCTGCTGCTTCCTTATCTGATTTCCATGATCATCGTCAGCTACCTCGTATTCGCTCTGCTAAGCTCGGATACGGGCATGATGAACCACACGATTCTCCCGATGCTCGGCATCCATGAGATTTCCTGGTATAACGAATCGGTCTACTGGCCATTCATTCTCGTGTTCGTCAACCTATGGAAAAACGCCGGTTTCCTGTGCGTCGTATTCCTGGCGGCGATCATCAGCATCGACAAAGAATATTACGAGGCCGCGACGCTGGACGGAGCCTCCAAATGGAGACAGATCCGCACGATCACGATTCCGCTCATCTCGCCCGTTATCGTCATGATGCTGCTTCTCCAGATCGGGCGCATTTTCTACGCGGATTTCGGACTGTTCTTCCAGGTTCCGATGGAATCGGGTCCGATCATGAACGCGACCAACGTTATCGATACGTACGTCTACCGCGGATTGATGCAGATCGGGGATATCGGAATGTCGGCGGCCGCGGGCTGCTACCAGTCCATCGTCGGTTTCCTTCTCGTCCTTCTCTCGAACTACGTCGTACGCAAGATCAACAAAGACCACGCATTGTTCTGA
- a CDS encoding Fe-Mn family superoxide dismutase, translated as MLRVYGDRMPIRILEEIVLWKRREKEHAAVIREIVPGLEWPYVRLMQEWESVFGRTSEQAQDQLRSAMEGGGSEELSKLLEGARHQTLEFVRQLGLLQQHSAAVRRMPSAPALLDFVRKESEAFRSDVDEPEGMDDFVGPEPADSPLRPEGTWSNPLGIAGAWGGTRAVAIGGHTLPPLPYPYNALEPWIDEKTMRIHHDKHHQSYVDGLNKAEKKLEEARRTGDFDLVKHWERELAFNGAGHYLHTIFWDAMTPRAIGQPSGALAAEIGRSFGSFDGFKRQFSEAAIKVEGGGWAILVWSPRSGRLEILTAEKHQNLSQWDVIPLLPLDVWEHAYYLKHQNDRAAYVRDWWNVVNWPFVSDRFARARTLQWVPY; from the coding sequence ATGCTTCGGGTATACGGGGACAGGATGCCGATCCGCATTCTGGAGGAAATCGTGTTGTGGAAAAGGCGCGAAAAAGAACATGCGGCGGTCATCCGGGAAATCGTGCCCGGGCTGGAGTGGCCCTATGTCCGATTGATGCAGGAGTGGGAGAGCGTGTTCGGCCGAACGTCGGAGCAGGCGCAAGATCAGCTTCGTTCTGCAATGGAAGGCGGGGGCAGCGAGGAACTGTCCAAGCTGCTGGAAGGAGCGCGCCACCAGACGTTGGAATTCGTCCGCCAGCTCGGCCTTCTGCAACAGCATAGCGCCGCCGTGCGCCGAATGCCGTCCGCGCCGGCGTTGCTCGACTTCGTTCGCAAGGAGTCGGAAGCTTTCCGATCGGACGTCGACGAGCCCGAAGGAATGGACGATTTCGTCGGTCCTGAGCCTGCGGACTCTCCTCTGCGCCCCGAAGGAACGTGGTCGAATCCCCTCGGCATTGCAGGAGCCTGGGGAGGGACCCGAGCGGTGGCGATCGGCGGGCATACGCTGCCTCCATTGCCTTATCCCTATAACGCGCTGGAGCCCTGGATCGACGAGAAAACGATGCGCATCCACCACGACAAGCACCACCAATCCTACGTCGACGGGTTGAATAAAGCTGAAAAGAAGCTCGAGGAAGCCCGCAGGACCGGCGACTTCGATCTGGTGAAGCATTGGGAACGGGAACTCGCCTTTAACGGCGCGGGCCACTATTTGCATACGATTTTCTGGGACGCGATGACGCCGAGAGCCATCGGCCAGCCCAGCGGCGCGCTCGCTGCCGAGATTGGCAGGAGCTTCGGCAGCTTCGACGGGTTCAAGAGGCAATTTTCCGAAGCGGCTATTAAGGTCGAAGGCGGAGGCTGGGCCATCCTCGTCTGGAGCCCCCGCAGCGGGCGGTTGGAGATTCTGACGGCGGAGAAGCACCAAAACCTGTCGCAGTGGGACGTCATTCCTTTGCTGCCGCTGGACGTGTGGGAGCACGCCTACTACCTCAAGCACCAGAACGACCGTGCCGCCTACGTCAGGGATTGGTGGAACGTCGTCAACTGGCCCTTCGTCTCCGACCGCTTCGCCCGGGCGCGGACGCTGCAGTGGGTGCCTTATTGA
- a CDS encoding S-layer homology domain-containing protein: MILRKWTCRALCLILVFSWVATAFAAGDSQTGTHWAASVLQKWQDNGWIHGYPDGSLKPDAPVKRAEFAALINRAFQLKEEKAGVSFVDLPASHWASHEIAIAVEAGYLKGNDQNKVNPDSRTTRQEAAVMIAALLKLPAPTIVDLSAWSDASEIAEWSKSSIAAVAAAGIMKGDASGKFRPKAFITRAETVASLDAALGLSQATKTFDKPGEYGSAASAPETIVGNVAITSAGVTLRNMVITGNLLLGQEIKDGDVTLDHVNVKGTTTVRGGGEHSIHVTDSVLVRVIVDKTGGKVRIVASGSTSVQ, encoded by the coding sequence ATGATATTGCGCAAGTGGACGTGCAGGGCCTTATGCTTGATTCTCGTCTTTTCTTGGGTTGCGACGGCATTCGCGGCAGGAGATTCGCAAACCGGAACCCATTGGGCGGCATCCGTGTTGCAGAAGTGGCAAGATAATGGCTGGATCCACGGGTATCCGGATGGCTCCTTGAAGCCTGACGCACCTGTAAAGAGGGCAGAGTTCGCAGCCCTGATCAACCGAGCTTTCCAGTTGAAAGAGGAGAAGGCCGGCGTCTCATTTGTCGATCTTCCGGCCTCGCACTGGGCATCTCATGAGATCGCCATTGCGGTAGAGGCGGGATACTTGAAGGGAAATGACCAAAACAAAGTGAACCCGGACAGCCGCACGACTCGGCAAGAAGCCGCCGTCATGATCGCGGCATTGCTGAAGCTTCCTGCTCCGACCATTGTTGACCTGTCTGCATGGAGCGATGCGTCCGAAATCGCCGAGTGGAGCAAATCCTCCATCGCGGCCGTGGCTGCGGCAGGAATCATGAAAGGCGACGCCAGTGGCAAATTCCGTCCGAAAGCCTTCATCACGCGTGCGGAAACGGTAGCTTCTTTGGATGCCGCCTTAGGTCTCTCCCAAGCGACCAAGACTTTTGACAAACCCGGTGAATACGGTTCGGCGGCTTCCGCACCCGAGACGATTGTCGGCAATGTGGCCATCACTTCGGCAGGTGTCACATTACGCAATATGGTCATCACGGGCAATCTGCTGCTCGGCCAAGAAATTAAAGATGGCGACGTCACTCTGGATCACGTAAACGTTAAAGGAACGACGACCGTGCGTGGCGGAGGGGAGCATTCCATCCATGTGACCGACTCCGTGTTGGTTCGGGTTATCGTGGATAAGACCGGCGGTAAAGTTCGGATCGTCGCATCCGGTTCGACAAGCGTGCAATAG
- a CDS encoding response regulator transcription factor: MNMLLVDDEVHALEGLRDALDWDGLGISSVFTANNIRQAKEVFENESVDIMICDIEMPEGSGLELLAWVKEFHPRVETIILTCHAEFTYAKRAIQLGGLEYLLKPVPYDELSEAVGKAKDLLLDKQVRESHHKNSELWEKNKPLVMERFWHDVLHGSIPPESRALEEAAASRNIVLPDSEQYVPVLVGLQREVDGGSAEHKLKEAAASYVSERFVEVFSVAHDAKSLVIINPLQRDVPYDPESLRSACKGFIAYCRETCDWDLSCYVGQAGPMTDLHESFERLKQGMKSNVAMLNKVFMPGETAASNRTVQLPDGRLWKVMLQEGKTQLLLQDSESFLHRLVDEKALDSDMLHRFYHHFLEALYLSLNEKGIHAEELYRDKTSVDITARSTSSLEDMKRWLRHVTEKAETYLNVEQKPEMVIERIKTHIRNHLDKELTRNDIAQHVFLNPDYISRLFRKKTGLSLTEYTAQLRVEIAKDLLQKTDMSVQSIAARVGYTNFSYFSKMFKQATDMNPVDYRRSHADPQNRRSD, translated from the coding sequence ATGAACATGCTTCTGGTAGACGACGAGGTTCATGCGCTGGAGGGCCTTCGCGACGCTCTGGATTGGGACGGCTTGGGCATATCGTCCGTTTTCACGGCCAACAATATCCGTCAGGCCAAGGAAGTGTTCGAGAACGAATCCGTCGACATCATGATCTGCGATATCGAGATGCCGGAAGGAAGCGGCCTGGAGCTGCTCGCTTGGGTGAAGGAGTTTCACCCGAGGGTGGAAACCATCATCCTGACCTGCCACGCGGAGTTTACCTACGCCAAGAGGGCGATTCAGCTCGGCGGCCTTGAGTATTTGCTGAAGCCGGTTCCGTATGATGAGCTGTCCGAGGCGGTCGGCAAGGCGAAGGATCTGCTGCTCGACAAGCAAGTCCGGGAGAGCCATCACAAGAACAGCGAGCTGTGGGAGAAGAACAAACCGCTCGTGATGGAGCGTTTTTGGCATGACGTCCTTCATGGTTCAATTCCGCCGGAAAGCCGGGCACTGGAAGAAGCGGCGGCGTCGCGGAACATCGTTTTGCCGGACTCCGAGCAATACGTTCCCGTTCTCGTCGGTCTCCAACGGGAAGTAGACGGCGGTTCCGCGGAGCATAAGCTCAAAGAAGCCGCTGCGTCTTATGTCTCGGAACGATTCGTCGAAGTTTTTTCCGTCGCTCACGACGCGAAGTCGCTGGTCATAATCAACCCGCTGCAGCGGGATGTACCGTATGACCCTGAGTCCCTGCGGAGCGCATGCAAAGGTTTTATCGCTTACTGCCGGGAGACTTGCGATTGGGACCTGTCTTGTTACGTAGGCCAAGCCGGTCCGATGACGGACTTGCACGAATCGTTCGAGCGCTTAAAACAAGGGATGAAGTCGAACGTCGCCATGCTGAATAAGGTGTTCATGCCCGGAGAAACCGCCGCGTCCAATCGGACGGTTCAACTGCCGGACGGCCGGCTGTGGAAGGTCATGCTCCAGGAGGGCAAAACGCAGCTTCTCCTGCAGGACTCGGAAAGTTTCCTGCACCGCTTGGTCGACGAGAAAGCGTTGGATTCGGACATGCTTCACCGGTTTTATCACCATTTTCTCGAAGCCCTCTATTTGTCGTTGAACGAAAAAGGCATCCATGCGGAAGAACTGTACCGGGACAAAACCTCCGTGGACATAACCGCCCGTTCGACGTCTTCCCTGGAAGACATGAAGCGCTGGCTCCGGCACGTGACCGAGAAGGCCGAAACCTATTTGAACGTGGAGCAAAAACCGGAGATGGTGATCGAACGCATCAAGACCCACATCCGGAACCATCTGGACAAAGAGCTGACCCGGAACGATATCGCGCAGCACGTCTTCCTGAATCCGGATTACATTTCGCGTCTGTTCCGCAAGAAAACGGGCTTGTCTCTCACCGAATATACCGCGCAGCTGCGAGTGGAGATCGCCAAGGACCTGCTGCAGAAAACCGACATGTCGGTGCAGTCAATCGCGGCCCGGGTCGGGTACACGAACTTCTCCTATTTCTCGAAAATGTTCAAACAAGCCACCGACATGAACCCCGTCGATTATCGGCGTTCACATGCCGACCCTCAAAACCGGAGGTCAGATTAG
- a CDS encoding carbohydrate ABC transporter permease, whose product MTQQNRLIQWTAHVFLMLIALACILPFLLLFMSSIADEQAIIRDGYSLFPSAFSGEAYRYLARESSQLLRAYGITVLITIVGTTAGLILTAMLAFPLSQKSFGPRKPLTFIVFFTILFNGGLVPTYLIYTQYFDMKNTIWALIIPNLLLNGFNILLMRTFFLNSVPDAVIESAGIDGAGQFRTFTSIVLPLSTPILATVGLFQGIAYWNDWFNGVIFITNPAYFSIQNILNRILMDIQFLSSSNMSSQVGDALSAIPGTTVRMAIAVIGVIPILIAYPFFQKYFVKGIMIGAVKG is encoded by the coding sequence ATGACCCAACAAAACCGACTCATTCAATGGACGGCGCACGTCTTCCTCATGCTGATCGCGCTCGCGTGCATCCTTCCGTTCCTGCTGCTGTTCATGAGTTCGATCGCCGACGAGCAAGCGATCATCCGCGACGGTTACTCCTTGTTTCCGTCGGCGTTCAGCGGCGAGGCGTATCGGTACCTGGCGCGGGAATCCTCGCAGCTGCTTCGCGCCTACGGAATCACCGTGCTCATTACGATCGTGGGCACGACGGCCGGGCTGATATTAACGGCCATGCTTGCCTTTCCGTTATCGCAGAAGAGCTTCGGCCCCCGCAAGCCGCTGACGTTCATCGTCTTTTTCACGATCCTGTTCAACGGCGGTTTGGTTCCGACTTACCTCATCTACACGCAGTACTTCGACATGAAGAACACGATTTGGGCGCTCATCATTCCGAACCTGCTGCTGAACGGCTTCAACATCCTGCTCATGCGGACGTTCTTCTTGAACTCGGTGCCGGACGCCGTCATCGAATCCGCCGGGATAGACGGCGCGGGACAGTTCCGGACCTTCACGTCCATCGTGCTTCCGCTGTCGACCCCGATCCTCGCGACCGTCGGGCTGTTCCAGGGGATCGCCTATTGGAACGATTGGTTTAACGGCGTCATTTTCATCACGAATCCGGCCTACTTCAGCATTCAGAACATCTTGAACCGGATATTGATGGACATCCAGTTTCTTTCGAGCAGCAACATGTCGTCGCAAGTCGGCGACGCGCTCAGCGCCATTCCCGGCACGACGGTGCGGATGGCCATCGCCGTCATCGGCGTCATTCCGATCCTGATCGCCTATCCGTTCTTCCAAAAATACTTCGTTAAAGGCATCATGATCGGCGCGGTCAAAGGATAA